In one window of Pseudomonas chlororaphis subsp. chlororaphis DNA:
- a CDS encoding ATP-binding protein codes for MKRPTSLQKRLSLGLTLGMTLLWLGATAGTWLAVQHELEETFDSALEATAQRILPLAALEIGNRSGPRRARHVATLKMDSEYLTYVVRDAEGQILMRSHDAKLKIFSHRPSPGFTTRGKYRLYSASAENDSIVIEIAEPLAQRREASREALFALLVPLLGLIPVSLLGTWLFVRISLRSVLAYRRAVEARGVGDLSPIKVARLPAEIDPLAEAVNHLLERLRKALETERSFTANSAHELRTPLAATLAQIQRLRHEAPEGPLQLRAAKIENALRELARLSEKLMQLAKAEGGGLLSETPEDLIPLLAHGVEEWNRGAAPRIRLQLPETARVCAAIDPDAFGILLRNLIENALKYGDPLQPVDVSLGADGCLRVVNGGPVVPPPVLQRLTERFVRGNSEASGSGLGLAIAQSIVHGVGGELHLASPASGRCDGFEVRVQFPV; via the coding sequence ATGAAGCGTCCGACCAGCCTGCAAAAGCGCCTGAGCCTGGGGCTGACCCTGGGCATGACCCTACTCTGGCTGGGGGCCACCGCCGGCACCTGGCTGGCGGTCCAGCATGAGTTGGAAGAAACCTTCGACAGCGCCCTGGAAGCCACGGCCCAGCGCATCCTGCCCCTGGCCGCGCTGGAAATCGGCAACCGTTCCGGGCCGCGCCGAGCCCGACATGTGGCGACCCTGAAGATGGACAGCGAATACCTGACCTACGTGGTGCGCGACGCCGAGGGGCAGATTCTGATGCGCTCCCACGACGCCAAGCTGAAGATCTTCAGCCACCGGCCCAGCCCGGGGTTTACCACCCGGGGCAAATACCGCTTGTACAGCGCCAGCGCCGAGAACGACTCGATCGTCATCGAGATCGCCGAGCCCCTGGCCCAGCGCCGCGAAGCTTCCCGGGAGGCGCTGTTCGCCTTGCTGGTGCCCTTGCTCGGGTTGATTCCCGTCAGCCTGCTGGGCACCTGGCTGTTCGTGCGCATCAGCCTGCGCAGCGTCTTGGCCTACCGGCGAGCAGTGGAGGCCCGCGGTGTGGGCGACCTGTCACCAATCAAGGTGGCGCGCCTGCCGGCGGAAATCGATCCCCTGGCCGAAGCGGTCAACCATCTGCTGGAGCGCCTGCGCAAAGCCCTGGAAACCGAGCGCAGCTTTACCGCCAACAGCGCCCATGAATTGCGCACGCCCCTGGCGGCGACCCTGGCGCAGATCCAGCGCCTGCGCCATGAAGCCCCGGAGGGGCCGTTGCAGCTACGGGCGGCGAAGATCGAGAACGCCCTGCGGGAGCTGGCCCGGCTCTCGGAAAAACTCATGCAGCTGGCCAAGGCCGAGGGCGGCGGGCTGTTGTCCGAAACCCCCGAGGACTTGATTCCGCTGCTGGCCCACGGTGTGGAGGAGTGGAATCGCGGCGCTGCGCCGCGCATCCGGCTGCAGTTGCCGGAGACGGCCCGGGTGTGTGCTGCCATCGACCCGGACGCCTTTGGCATCCTGCTGCGCAACTTGATCGAAAACGCCCTGAAGTACGGCGATCCGTTGCAGCCGGTAGACGTCAGCCTTGGCGCCGATGGTTGCCTGCGGGTGGTCAATGGCGGGCCGGTGGTGCCGCCGCCAGTGCTGCAACGCCTGACCGAGCGTTTTGTCCGCGGCAACAGCGAGGCCAGCGGCTCCGGCCTGGGGCTGGCGATTGCCCAGAGCATCGTTCACGGCGTGGGCGGCGAACTGCACCTGGCATCACCGGCCAGTGGCCGTTGCGATGGGTTCGAGGTGCGCGTGCAATTTCCCGTGTAG
- a CDS encoding CBS domain-containing protein yields the protein MKSVAEVLKLKARHNQQVHTIAPHQMVLEALMLMAEKNVGALPVMQNGEVVGVISERDYARKLVLHGRSSVGTPVSAIMSSPVITVDSHQSVETCMGIMTDSHLRHLPVVEDGQLLGLLSIGDLVKEAIAEQADLIRQLEQYIRGE from the coding sequence ATGAAGAGCGTCGCTGAAGTACTGAAGTTGAAGGCCAGGCACAACCAGCAAGTGCACACCATCGCGCCCCACCAGATGGTGCTCGAAGCACTGATGCTGATGGCCGAGAAGAACGTCGGCGCCCTGCCCGTGATGCAGAACGGCGAAGTGGTCGGGGTGATCAGCGAACGCGACTACGCGCGCAAACTGGTGCTGCACGGCCGCTCCTCGGTGGGCACGCCGGTCAGCGCGATCATGAGCTCGCCGGTGATCACCGTGGACTCGCACCAGAGCGTGGAGACCTGCATGGGCATCATGACCGACAGCCACCTGCGGCACCTGCCGGTGGTGGAAGACGGCCAGTTGCTGGGCCTGCTGTCGATCGGCGACCTGGTCAAGGAAGCCATCGCCGAACAGGCCGACCTGATCCGCCAGCTGGAACAGTACATTCGCGGCGAGTAA
- a CDS encoding response regulator transcription factor, whose amino-acid sequence MRVLLVEDAAVLGEAVREQIADDGHAVDWVQRLEQARASVASTAYDLILLDLMLPDGRGLEFLRQRRGAGDVTPVIILTAQDQISERIAGLNAGADDYLVKPFDLFELSARVAAVARRYSGNPNPQIRLGELQVNISARTVQRGGAIIDLTAREWAVFEAFVQRPSALLSKSQLEERLYAFGAEIESNTIEVYVSRLRKKLGRELIETVRGMGYRLMPA is encoded by the coding sequence ATGCGGGTGTTATTGGTCGAGGACGCGGCGGTACTCGGGGAAGCGGTGCGCGAGCAGATTGCCGACGATGGCCACGCCGTGGATTGGGTGCAGCGCCTGGAGCAGGCCCGGGCCAGTGTCGCCAGCACAGCCTACGACCTGATCCTGCTGGACCTGATGCTGCCCGACGGGCGCGGCCTGGAATTTCTGCGCCAGCGCCGCGGTGCCGGAGACGTGACGCCGGTGATCATCCTCACCGCCCAGGACCAGATTTCCGAGCGCATCGCCGGGCTCAACGCCGGTGCCGATGATTACCTGGTCAAGCCCTTCGACTTGTTTGAGCTCTCGGCGCGGGTCGCGGCGGTGGCCCGGCGCTACAGCGGCAACCCCAACCCGCAGATCCGTCTCGGCGAGCTGCAAGTGAATATCAGCGCCCGCACCGTGCAGCGCGGCGGCGCCATCATCGATCTCACCGCCCGTGAGTGGGCGGTGTTCGAGGCCTTTGTCCAGCGCCCCAGCGCCTTGCTCTCCAAGTCCCAGCTGGAGGAGCGGCTGTATGCCTTCGGCGCGGAAATCGAGAGCAACACCATCGAGGTCTACGTCAGCCGGCTGCGCAAGAAACTCGGGCGCGAACTGATCGAAACCGTGCGCGGCATGGGCTACCGGCTGATGCCCGCATGA